A section of the Branchiostoma lanceolatum isolate klBraLanc5 chromosome 19, klBraLanc5.hap2, whole genome shotgun sequence genome encodes:
- the LOC136425673 gene encoding techylectin-5B-like → MEDVEGNTAYAAYDTFAISPESQNYKLHIGTYSGTAGDSLNGHDGWSFSTKDRDNDLRDNDDLSSSCAKRYKGGWWYGDCHWSNLNGLYHLGTHESGADGVNWYHWKGHNYSVKRTEMKVRPNS, encoded by the exons ATGGAGGATGTGGAGGGGAACACGGCGTACGCGGCTTACGACACGTTTGCCATCTCGCCTGAATCACAGAACTACAAACTCCACATCGGGACTTACAGCGGTACTGCAG gagATAGCCTGAACGGCCATGACGGAtggtcattcagtaccaaggacagagacaacgATCTCAGAGACAATGACGATCTCTCCTCCAGCTGCGCTAAGAGGTACAAAGGTGGATGGTGGTACGGTGATTGTCACTGGTCCAACCTGAACGGCCTGTACCACCTGGGTACTCACGAAAGTGGTGCCGACGGTGTCAACTGGTACCACTGGAAGGGCCACAACTACTCCGTTAAGCGCACGGAAATGAAAGTCCGACCGAATTCATAA
- the LOC136425897 gene encoding microfibril-associated glycoprotein 4-like has product MASPIPCLLTFLVTMVFLCSAQSVCKPPSDDKCVCNCNPVVTCGNDNDLKSELEQLKVAMEKLSQKTEDCSKASENYTVADKPQDCQDILDNDETTPSGVYMVYPRDNLGGFLVFCDMDTDGGGWTLFQRRQDGTVDFYRNWADYKTGFPSNLNGEFWLGNDNLYRLAVQKVYRLRVDMEDVEGNTAYAAYDTFAISPESQNYKLHIGTYSGTAGDSLTYHDGKPFSTKDRDNDDYSSSCAQANKGAWWYGHCRRSNLNGLYHLGPHKSHADGVTWYHWKGHFNSLKRTEMKIRPAP; this is encoded by the exons ATGGCGTCGCCCATTCCTTGTCTCTTGACGTTCCTTGTGACGATGGTGTTCCTGTGCTCTGCCCAGTCGGTCTGTAAGCCACCGTCAGACGACAAATGTGTGTGTAACTGTAATCCGGTGGTGACCTGTGGGAACGACAACGATCTGAAATCAGAACTAGAGCAGCTGAAAGTCGCCATGGAGAAACTCTCACAGAAAACGGAGGATTGCTCTAAAG CCAGTGAAAACTACACAGTTGCTGACAAACCCCAAGACTGCCAGGACATCCTTGACAACGACGAGACCACGCCCAGCGGCGTGTACATGGTTTATCCACGGGACAACCTGGGCGGCTTCCTGGTCTTCTGTGATATGGACACGGACGGAGGCGGCTGGACG TTGTTCCAGAGACGCCAAGACGGAACAGTGGACTTCTACCGGAACTGGGCGGACTACAAGACCGGCTTCCCTTCCAACCTGAACGGCGAGTTCTGGCTGGGGAATGACAACTTGTACCGCCTGGCTGTGCAGAAAGTCTACCGACTCAGGGTGGATATGGAGGATGTAGAAGGGAACACGGCGTACGCGGCTTACGACACGTTTGCCATCTCGCCTGAATCACAGAACTACAAACTCCACATCGGAACTTACAGCGGTACTGCAG GAGATAGCCTGACGTACCATGACGGGAAAccatttagtaccaaggacagagacaacgACGACTACTCTTCCAGCTGTGCTCAGGCGAACAAAGGTGCGTGGTGGTACGGTCATTGCCGCCGCTCCAACCTGAACGGCCTGTACCACCTGGGTCCTCACAAGAGCCACGCTGACGGCGTCACCTGGTACCACTGGAAGGGTCACTTTAACTCCCTGAAACGCACGGAGATGAAAATCCGACCAGCTCCATAA